The genomic window CGATGTGGTCATGGCGGAACCGGTCTTTGTCAAGATCGACGAATCCGTTCCCCTGGACAGTCGCCTTTTGAGCAGAATCGTCAAGGCCATTTGTGGGAAAAGACAGGGCCGTTTTCAATATACCGTCTTTTCGCCCTATGAGGTCATCACAGAACCCTACAAAGTCGTTTACTTTGACGGCTTCTGGTATCTGGTGGGCAAGGATACCCGCGACGGGGAGCTGAAACGCTATGCGCTGGACAAGATCAAAGATTTCAAAGCTACAAAAACCGGCTTCAAGTGCATTCCCACTTCGCTGGATGGCGACTTGAAAAACAGCGCCAATATATGGTTCTCTGCTGAAAGGATCATCGAGATTGTCATCCTGGTCGATCAATCTTGCGCCGATTACTTCAAACGCCGCAAAATATTCCCCACCCAGGAGATCAGAGAGGTAAAGCCCGACGACTCATTAATCGTCTCTTTTTTCGTCGGTAATTATAAAGAAATACGAAATATTCTGAAGACATGGCTACCGAATGTGAAGATTCTGGCACCGGAGGAATTGAAACAGGAATTAATGGCAGAAATGGAGGGCTGGCTGACGTGGCAGAATGAAAAGGT from Syntrophales bacterium includes these protein-coding regions:
- a CDS encoding transcriptional regulator gives rise to the protein MTQAMESPRYMQKKLARLGRMLRAFMEQEKVSLSAVAETLQTTVRTIQRDILFLKAAGFPVKEVAKGMYALDKSLLKHFEVFDDTELALVVALKNLVLQLGQPFQNAADGLFNRLYDVVMAEPVFVKIDESVPLDSRLLSRIVKAICGKRQGRFQYTVFSPYEVITEPYKVVYFDGFWYLVGKDTRDGELKRYALDKIKDFKATKTGFKCIPTSLDGDLKNSANIWFSAERIIEIVILVDQSCADYFKRRKIFPTQEIREVKPDDSLIVSFFVGNYKEIRNILKTWLPNVKILAPEELKQELMAEMEGWLTWQNEKVFTKAPKY